A window from Pseudomonas sp. MRSN 12121 encodes these proteins:
- a CDS encoding HlyD family type I secretion periplasmic adaptor subunit has protein sequence MNRTMPSLQIEHLAHLPVSDRKVRRLGLGIIGLTFGLFGTWAAVAPLDGAAYAPGVVTVQAYRKTVQHLEGGIVKEVLVHDGDIVKRDDPLIVLDDAQLRFEYEMARGQLIAARATKARLVAERDGLAQIDFATIGDGDSPRGDEARQGESQLFNARRGSRLGQVAVLQERVGQLQQQIKGLESMIGTKAQLESSYSGEIGELGELLKEGFVDKQRMLEQQRKLGMLKTEVADHRSTINRIRLQINETQLQILQVDKDFNADVAKQLAEVQTRIYDLQEKTSALEDRLGRIVIRAPEAGMVIGMTVHTVGGVVRSATPLLDIVPSVSELVIEAQVAPVDIDRIGIGKRADIRFGAFKSSTTPVIEGEVTSVSADRLTNEKTGAAYYLARVRVTEKGVRTLGERRLLPGMPADVLIITGQRTLLQYLLQPARDVMSQSMIEE, from the coding sequence ATGAACCGTACGATGCCCAGCCTGCAAATTGAGCACTTGGCCCACCTGCCGGTATCCGATCGCAAAGTTCGCCGCCTGGGCCTGGGCATCATCGGCCTGACCTTCGGCCTGTTCGGCACCTGGGCGGCCGTCGCGCCCCTCGACGGCGCCGCCTACGCGCCGGGGGTGGTCACCGTGCAGGCATACCGCAAGACGGTCCAGCACCTGGAGGGCGGCATCGTCAAGGAGGTGCTGGTGCACGATGGCGACATCGTCAAGCGCGACGATCCGCTGATCGTCCTCGACGATGCGCAGTTGCGCTTCGAGTACGAAATGGCCCGGGGCCAGTTGATTGCGGCCAGGGCCACCAAGGCGCGGCTGGTCGCCGAGCGCGACGGGCTGGCGCAGATCGACTTCGCAACGATCGGCGACGGCGACAGCCCGCGGGGCGACGAAGCGCGCCAGGGCGAGAGCCAGCTGTTCAACGCCCGGCGCGGCTCGCGGCTGGGCCAGGTGGCGGTGCTGCAGGAGCGCGTCGGCCAGTTGCAGCAGCAGATCAAGGGGCTGGAGTCGATGATCGGCACCAAGGCCCAGCTGGAAAGTTCCTACAGCGGTGAAATCGGCGAGCTGGGCGAACTGCTCAAGGAGGGCTTCGTCGACAAGCAACGCATGCTCGAACAGCAGCGCAAGCTGGGAATGCTCAAGACGGAAGTGGCCGACCACCGCTCGACCATCAACCGGATCCGCCTGCAGATCAACGAGACCCAGTTGCAGATCCTCCAGGTCGACAAGGATTTCAACGCCGACGTGGCCAAGCAACTGGCCGAGGTGCAGACGCGGATCTACGACTTGCAGGAAAAGACCTCGGCCCTGGAAGACCGACTCGGGCGCATCGTCATCCGCGCGCCGGAGGCAGGCATGGTGATCGGCATGACCGTGCACACCGTGGGCGGCGTGGTGCGCTCGGCGACGCCGTTGCTGGACATCGTGCCCTCGGTCTCCGAGCTGGTGATCGAGGCCCAGGTGGCGCCGGTGGATATCGATCGCATCGGCATCGGCAAGCGCGCCGATATTCGCTTCGGCGCGTTCAAGAGTTCGACGACACCGGTGATCGAAGGCGAGGTCACCAGTGTCTCGGCCGACCGGCTGACCAACGAGAAGACCGGCGCCGCCTATTACCTGGCGCGGGTCCGGGTCACCGAAAAAGGGGTGCGTACCTTGGGGGAACGCAGGCTGTTGCCGGGAATGCCGGCGGACGTATTGATCATCACCGGCCAGCGCACGCTGTTGCAGTACCTGCTGCAGCCGGCCCGGGATGTGATGTCTCAATCAATGATCGAGGAGTGA
- a CDS encoding TolC family outer membrane protein, translating to MEVSSMLLGGVLMLTTGAALAQTPAATPKEIRASTYSTDLMQLYREARLEDPKVLASFAQAQAGKEYQREAMGALLPQLSFNAGTNRIHQENDVIDARSFDSESYSLVLRQYLYNKAAWENYQKFKSLARQSESEALDAQSEAAVELAQRYFTALAAEDELELVRAERRTTQKSLDRINALYARQMALVTDQLDLKARVDLLAAQEMDARNQASISREALAEIVGRPVKEKLNRIRNDAQLRVSTQSLDSWVRDGIELNPTLKASESGLEAANAALRSGKGGHYPTVSLNLSAQQTNEGYNNTLAPRTDSYVAGVGVQVPLYSGGSTSARVRGLYQDQQVAEQQLESVRRRVVKEITSAYLTANSNGEKIDASRLALESAQLSRVAAEKGLSYGMVNAVDVLTSVRNEFRVRRDLLKTQYEFLSNVFTLNRWAGKPPGETVSSVNGWLSPGSAVQSVNADGQE from the coding sequence ATGGAAGTGTCGTCAATGCTGTTGGGTGGGGTATTGATGCTGACAACAGGGGCCGCACTGGCGCAAACCCCTGCCGCAACACCGAAAGAGATCCGGGCCTCGACCTATTCCACGGACCTGATGCAGCTGTATCGCGAGGCCCGGCTGGAGGATCCCAAGGTCTTGGCGTCTTTCGCCCAGGCGCAAGCGGGCAAGGAGTATCAGCGCGAAGCCATGGGGGCGCTGTTGCCGCAACTGTCGTTCAACGCCGGGACCAACCGCATCCATCAGGAAAACGACGTGATCGATGCGCGCAGTTTTGACAGCGAAAGCTACAGCCTGGTGTTGCGCCAGTACCTCTACAACAAGGCCGCGTGGGAGAACTACCAGAAGTTCAAGAGCCTGGCCAGGCAGTCCGAGTCCGAGGCGCTGGATGCCCAGTCCGAGGCCGCGGTGGAACTGGCCCAGCGTTACTTCACCGCGCTGGCGGCCGAGGACGAGCTGGAGCTGGTGCGGGCCGAGCGCCGGACCACGCAGAAGAGCCTGGACCGGATCAATGCGCTGTACGCCCGGCAGATGGCGCTGGTGACCGACCAGCTCGATCTCAAGGCCCGGGTGGACCTGCTCGCGGCCCAGGAGATGGACGCGCGCAACCAGGCCAGCATCAGTCGCGAGGCCCTGGCGGAGATCGTCGGCCGGCCGGTCAAGGAGAAACTCAACCGGATCCGCAACGACGCCCAGTTGCGAGTGTCGACGCAGAGCCTGGATTCCTGGGTGCGCGACGGCATCGAGCTGAACCCGACGCTCAAGGCCAGCGAGAGCGGGCTGGAGGCGGCGAACGCGGCGCTGCGCAGCGGCAAGGGCGGGCACTATCCGACCGTCAGCCTGAACCTCAGCGCGCAACAGACCAACGAGGGCTACAACAACACCTTGGCGCCGCGAACCGACAGCTATGTGGCCGGGGTCGGCGTCCAGGTGCCGCTGTACAGCGGCGGCTCGACCTCGGCGCGGGTCCGTGGGCTCTACCAGGACCAGCAGGTGGCCGAGCAGCAGCTGGAGTCGGTGCGGCGCCGGGTGGTCAAGGAAATCACCAGCGCCTACCTGACCGCCAATTCCAACGGTGAAAAGATCGATGCCAGCCGCCTGGCCCTGGAGTCGGCGCAGCTATCCCGGGTGGCGGCGGAGAAAGGCCTGAGCTACGGGATGGTCAACGCCGTCGATGTGCTGACCAGCGTGCGCAACGAGTTCCGGGTGCGGCGCGACCTGCTCAAGACGCAATACGAGTTCCTCAGCAATGTCTTCACCCTCAACCGCTGGGCGGGCAAGCCGCCGGGCGAAACGGTCAGCAGCGTGAACGGCTGGCTGAGCCCCGGCAGCGCGGTGCAGTCGGTGAACGCCGACGGCCAGGAGTAG
- a CDS encoding DUF5801 repeats-in-toxin domain-containing protein, with product MTTPRKPLPTNTDPTSSTSADLYPVPSSDNTLTFNTAQASSVNLVTTTGASVSLDETAGLQNATATPTPAGDADDNDILLASLPSLFATRLGALGAGTASNAALSGYTGAAGDTGSNAFNLNLAPGASLTDVSFTDSLGAALNGLDSGLDTLDGVDILLYTDSNNNILLGRAGGPGGAIVFAAYIEETGSPVSGGKIWTVEYQPLKHPDASNPDDALNLMNKVFIGATQDLAFSLANAPSGQNLFLMFTTANPTVINDGGVMRITNPTIIATGKDPADQSTGVNINTGDTINTSQGGGPTTFGTNNQMITEQEGIRFTFVTGARQNVTVPNLDQNEADIEANIDFTAMFNSKSANFDIVQLQSGKSAVVKISAFSTAVESGTSFVNGYAGDTPVAITNVRVVNNSTGLVIENSDGSVNDPSIVITFSGGVATVTGVKAGYQIEYTTAADHNRVLVENGAALNASGNNHADFDIGGFSLRQAATTTTEIGSKMIFEDDGPAAAGSAVAGTVDEDGLASGIPGGVGDVAGEATVASGSVTGIFQPGADVPLSYSLASDTSGLPALSSGGVALVYSVVGNTLTATAGAGGASVFTFSLSASGAYTFTLLQPLDHAAGNDENDITINLGSLLKATDKDGDSVTAAAEKLVITVDDDTPTAAGTAASGTVDEDGLDGIAGGVGDVAGEATTASGSVSGIFQSGADVPLSYTLASDTSGLPALSSAGVALVYSVVGNTLTATAGGVDVFTFSLSATGDYNFTLLRPLDHAPGNDENDITINLGSLLTATDKDGDTVTAAAEKLVITVDDDTPTAAGSAVTDTVDEDGLTNGIAGGVGDVAGEATTASGSVTGIFQPGADVPLSYALSSDTSGLPALSSGGVALVYSVVGNTLTATAGAVDVFTFSLSAAGDYSFTLLQPLDHAAGNDENDITLNLGSLLTATDKDGDTVTAAAEKLVITVNDDTPTAAGSAVAGTVDEDGLAHGIAGGIGDVAGEATTASGSVSGVFQSGADVPLSYSLASDTSGLPALSSGGVALVYSVVGDTLTATAGAVDVFTFSLSAAGDYSFTLLQPLDHAAGNDENDITLNLGSLLQATDKDGDTVTAAAEKLVITVNDDTPTADGTAASGTVDEDGLDGIAGGVGDVAGEATVASGSVSGIFQSGADVPLSYSLAADTSGLPALSSAGVALVYSVVGNTLTATAGAVDVFTFSLSATGDYSFTLLQPLDHAPGNDENDITINLGSLLTATDKDGDSVTAAAEKLVITVDDDTPTATGSAVTGTVDEDGLTNGIAGGIGDVAGEATTASGSVTGIFQPGADVPLSYALSSDTSGLPALSSGGVALVYSVVGNTLTATAGAVDVFTFSLSAAGDYSFTLLQPLDHAAGNDENDITLNLGSLLTATDKDGDTVTAAAEKLVITVDDDTPTAAGSAVTGTVDEDGLANGIAGGVGDVAGEATTASGSVTGIFQSGADVPLSYALSADTSGLPALSSGGVALVYSVVGNTLTATAGAVDVFTFSLSAAGDYSFTLLQPLDHAAGNNENNIALNLGSLLTATDKDGDSVTAAAEKLVINVNDDTPTANGTAVTGTVDEDGLAHGIAGGIGDVPGEVTSLGGSVTGIFQSGADVPLSYSLSSNTSGLPALSSGGVALAYSVVGDTLTAKAGAISVFTFSLNAAGAYAFTLLQPLDHAAGNDENDLALSLGTLLQATDKDGDTVTATADKLVITVDDDTPTLAFGNLIGTGTDHAQQGFWNMGSGANGLGPNGLDISLVNGQFTLVRPDDTTSIGTGTLVEQSPSPDGSGAYHFNGTLTGDFDNNAATANTTVHYALTAYANGTYALDLVESFHSTVVLSSANGSLDSGGPDPVRTLTIGSEHVVFFGANPLAPQTGANSIMTGVGVGATDPTEAQLQTNPLPSYIGSAAMNVSTSGIGIANNNLEGNNTAGINAGDESFVVNPQTLLTAMKVYIDNSVQGYDPATEELYYTIYYENGTTSGAPTKVQAADLHAEAGGQKSFLVQWDGSHLIDAVQLTMGKGTVKIPTIEFVHETESLASDIKLSFNATTTDKDGDTASSAFNANLFANDPNDALFDFRLIGTAGQRDAFNVDLSSTDNHYQVTGFDTTAGARDTVVLLGDPGAVVQSINDAGADSVVTVAETGGQLTTITLVGAHAVNTDIVMGSV from the coding sequence ATGACTACCCCTAGAAAACCCCTGCCGACCAACACCGATCCGACCAGTAGTACCAGTGCCGATCTGTACCCCGTTCCCTCCAGCGACAACACCCTGACTTTCAATACCGCCCAGGCCAGCAGCGTCAACCTGGTCACCACCACTGGCGCCAGTGTTTCCCTGGACGAAACCGCCGGGCTGCAGAACGCCACGGCCACGCCGACGCCGGCCGGCGATGCCGACGACAACGACATTCTTCTCGCGTCTCTGCCCTCGCTGTTCGCCACCCGGCTGGGCGCCCTGGGCGCGGGCACCGCGAGCAATGCCGCCTTGAGCGGCTACACCGGCGCCGCGGGCGATACGGGCAGCAATGCGTTCAACCTCAACCTCGCGCCCGGGGCCAGCCTCACCGATGTCAGCTTCACCGACAGCCTGGGCGCGGCCCTCAACGGCCTGGACAGCGGCCTGGATACCCTCGATGGCGTCGACATCCTGCTGTACACCGACAGCAACAACAATATCCTGCTCGGCCGGGCCGGCGGCCCTGGCGGCGCGATCGTGTTCGCGGCCTACATCGAGGAAACCGGGTCGCCGGTCAGCGGCGGCAAGATCTGGACCGTGGAATACCAGCCGCTCAAGCATCCGGACGCCAGCAACCCGGACGATGCCCTGAACCTGATGAACAAGGTGTTCATCGGCGCCACCCAGGACCTGGCGTTCAGCCTGGCCAACGCGCCTTCCGGGCAGAACCTGTTCCTGATGTTCACCACCGCCAACCCCACGGTGATCAATGACGGCGGCGTGATGCGCATCACCAACCCGACGATCATCGCCACCGGCAAGGACCCCGCCGACCAGTCCACAGGCGTCAACATCAATACCGGCGACACCATCAACACCAGCCAGGGCGGTGGCCCGACCACCTTCGGCACCAACAACCAGATGATCACGGAACAGGAAGGCATCCGCTTCACCTTCGTCACCGGTGCCCGGCAGAACGTGACCGTTCCCAATCTGGACCAGAACGAAGCCGACATCGAAGCCAATATCGACTTCACCGCCATGTTCAATAGCAAGTCGGCCAATTTCGACATCGTGCAGCTGCAAAGCGGCAAGAGCGCGGTGGTCAAGATCAGCGCCTTCAGCACCGCGGTGGAATCCGGCACCAGCTTCGTCAACGGCTATGCCGGCGACACGCCAGTGGCGATCACCAATGTGCGCGTGGTCAACAACAGCACCGGCCTGGTGATCGAGAACTCGGACGGCTCGGTGAACGATCCGAGCATCGTCATCACCTTCTCCGGCGGCGTTGCCACGGTCACCGGGGTCAAGGCCGGCTACCAGATCGAATACACCACCGCCGCGGACCATAACCGCGTACTGGTGGAAAACGGCGCGGCCCTCAATGCCTCGGGCAATAACCACGCCGACTTCGATATCGGCGGTTTCAGCCTGCGCCAGGCTGCCACCACGACCACCGAAATCGGCTCGAAGATGATCTTCGAGGACGACGGCCCGGCAGCGGCCGGCAGCGCCGTGGCGGGCACCGTCGATGAAGACGGCCTGGCCAGCGGCATCCCCGGTGGCGTCGGCGATGTGGCCGGCGAAGCCACGGTCGCCAGCGGCAGCGTCACCGGCATCTTCCAGCCCGGCGCCGACGTACCGCTGAGCTACTCCCTGGCCAGCGACACCAGCGGCCTGCCCGCCCTGAGTTCCGGCGGCGTGGCGCTGGTCTACAGCGTGGTCGGCAACACCCTGACCGCCACCGCCGGCGCCGGTGGCGCCAGCGTCTTCACCTTCAGCCTGAGCGCCTCGGGCGCCTACACCTTCACCCTGCTGCAACCCCTGGATCATGCCGCCGGCAATGACGAGAACGACATCACCATCAACCTCGGCAGCCTGCTCAAGGCCACCGACAAGGATGGCGACAGCGTCACCGCGGCCGCGGAAAAACTGGTGATCACGGTCGATGACGACACGCCGACCGCGGCCGGAACCGCCGCATCCGGCACCGTCGACGAAGACGGCCTAGACGGCATCGCCGGAGGCGTGGGCGATGTGGCGGGCGAAGCGACCACGGCCAGTGGCAGCGTCAGCGGCATCTTCCAGTCCGGTGCCGATGTGCCGCTGAGCTATACCCTGGCCAGCGACACCAGCGGCTTGCCGGCCCTCAGTTCCGCTGGCGTGGCACTGGTCTACAGCGTGGTCGGCAACACCCTGACCGCCACGGCGGGTGGGGTGGATGTGTTCACCTTCAGCCTCAGTGCCACGGGTGACTACAACTTCACCTTGCTGCGACCGCTGGATCATGCCCCCGGTAATGACGAGAACGACATCACGATCAATCTCGGCAGCCTGCTCACGGCCACCGACAAGGATGGCGATACGGTGACCGCCGCGGCGGAAAAACTGGTGATCACCGTCGATGACGACACGCCAACCGCAGCCGGCAGTGCCGTCACCGACACCGTCGACGAGGACGGCCTGACCAATGGCATCGCCGGTGGCGTGGGCGATGTGGCGGGCGAAGCGACGACGGCCAGTGGCAGCGTCACCGGCATCTTCCAGCCGGGCGCCGACGTGCCGCTGAGCTATGCGCTGTCCAGCGACACCAGCGGCTTGCCTGCCCTGAGCTCCGGCGGCGTAGCGCTGGTCTATAGCGTGGTCGGCAATACCCTGACCGCCACGGCGGGTGCGGTGGATGTATTCACCTTCAGCCTCAGTGCCGCGGGTGACTACAGCTTCACTCTGCTGCAACCGCTGGATCATGCCGCCGGTAACGATGAGAACGACATCACCCTCAACCTCGGCAGCCTGCTCACGGCCACCGACAAGGACGGCGACACAGTAACGGCCGCCGCCGAGAAACTGGTAATCACCGTCAATGACGACACGCCAACTGCGGCCGGCAGTGCCGTGGCCGGCACTGTCGACGAAGACGGCCTGGCCCACGGCATCGCCGGTGGTATCGGCGATGTGGCAGGCGAAGCCACCACGGCCAGCGGCAGCGTCAGCGGGGTGTTCCAGTCGGGCGCCGATGTGCCGCTGAGCTACTCCCTGGCCAGCGACACCAGCGGCCTGCCTGCCTTGAGTTCCGGCGGCGTGGCACTGGTCTACAGCGTGGTCGGCGATACCCTGACGGCCACGGCGGGTGCGGTGGATGTGTTCACCTTCAGCCTCAGCGCCGCGGGCGACTACAGCTTCACCCTGCTGCAACCGCTGGACCATGCCGCCGGTAACGACGAGAACGACATCACTCTCAACCTCGGCTCGCTGCTGCAAGCCACCGACAAGGACGGCGACACGGTGACCGCCGCGGCGGAAAAACTGGTGATCACCGTCAATGACGACACACCGACGGCCGACGGAACCGCCGCGTCCGGCACCGTCGACGAAGACGGCCTGGACGGCATCGCCGGTGGCGTGGGCGATGTGGCGGGCGAAGCCACGGTCGCCAGTGGCAGCGTCAGCGGCATCTTCCAGTCCGGTGCCGATGTGCCGCTGAGCTACTCGCTAGCCGCCGACACCAGTGGCTTGCCGGCCCTGAGTTCCGCTGGCGTGGCACTGGTCTACAGCGTGGTCGGCAACACCCTGACCGCCACGGCCGGCGCGGTGGATGTGTTCACCTTCAGCCTCAGCGCCACGGGTGACTACAGCTTCACCTTGCTGCAACCGCTGGATCATGCCCCCGGCAATGACGAGAACGACATCACCATCAATCTCGGCAGCCTGCTCACGGCCACCGACAAGGATGGCGATAGCGTCACCGCCGCCGCGGAAAAACTGGTAATCACCGTCGACGACGACACACCGACCGCAACCGGCAGCGCCGTCACCGGCACCGTCGACGAGGACGGCCTGACCAACGGCATCGCCGGTGGTATCGGCGATGTGGCGGGCGAAGCGACGACGGCCAGTGGCAGCGTCACCGGCATCTTCCAGCCGGGCGCCGACGTGCCGCTGAGCTATGCGCTGTCCAGCGACACCAGCGGCCTGCCGGCCCTGAGCTCCGGCGGCGTGGCGCTGGTCTACAGCGTGGTCGGCAACACCCTGACCGCCACGGCCGGCGCGGTGGATGTGTTCACCTTCAGCCTCAGTGCCGCGGGCGACTACAGCTTCACCCTGCTGCAACCGCTGGATCATGCCGCCGGCAACGATGAGAACGACATCACCCTCAACCTCGGCTCGCTGCTCACGGCCACCGACAAGGATGGCGACACGGTGACCGCTGCGGCGGAAAAACTGGTGATCACCGTCGATGACGACACGCCAACCGCAGCCGGCAGTGCCGTCACCGGCACCGTCGACGAGGACGGCCTGGCCAACGGCATCGCCGGTGGCGTGGGCGATGTGGCGGGCGAAGCGACGACGGCCAGTGGCAGCGTCACGGGCATCTTCCAGTCGGGTGCCGACGTACCGCTGAGCTATGCCCTGTCCGCCGATACCAGCGGCTTGCCTGCTCTGAGTTCCGGCGGCGTGGCACTGGTCTACAGCGTGGTCGGCAATACCCTGACGGCCACGGCCGGCGCGGTGGATGTGTTCACCTTCAGCCTCAGTGCCGCGGGCGACTACAGCTTCACCCTGCTGCAACCTCTGGACCATGCCGCCGGCAACAATGAAAACAACATCGCCCTCAACCTCGGCAGCCTGCTCACGGCCACCGACAAGGATGGCGACAGCGTGACCGCGGCGGCGGAGAAACTGGTGATCAATGTCAATGACGACACGCCAACGGCCAACGGAACTGCGGTGACCGGCACCGTCGACGAGGACGGCCTGGCCCACGGCATCGCCGGCGGTATCGGCGATGTGCCCGGCGAAGTCACCAGCCTCGGCGGCAGCGTCACGGGCATCTTCCAGTCCGGCGCCGATGTACCGCTGAGCTACTCGCTGTCCAGCAACACCAGCGGCCTGCCCGCCCTGAGTTCCGGTGGTGTGGCGCTGGCCTACAGCGTGGTGGGCGATACCCTCACCGCCAAGGCCGGGGCGATCAGCGTGTTCACCTTCAGCCTCAACGCGGCGGGGGCCTACGCCTTCACCCTGCTGCAACCGCTGGACCATGCCGCCGGCAATGACGAGAACGACCTCGCCCTCAGCCTCGGCACGTTGCTGCAAGCCACCGACAAGGACGGCGACACAGTGACCGCCACGGCCGACAAGCTGGTGATCACCGTCGACGACGACACGCCGACCCTGGCGTTCGGCAACCTCATCGGCACCGGCACCGACCACGCGCAGCAAGGGTTCTGGAACATGGGCTCCGGCGCCAACGGCCTGGGGCCGAACGGCCTGGACATCAGCCTGGTGAACGGCCAGTTCACCCTGGTCCGTCCGGACGACACCACCAGCATCGGCACCGGCACCCTGGTCGAACAGTCGCCGTCGCCGGATGGCAGCGGCGCCTATCACTTCAACGGCACCCTGACCGGGGACTTCGACAACAACGCGGCCACGGCCAATACCACCGTGCATTACGCCCTGACCGCCTACGCCAACGGCACCTATGCCCTGGACCTGGTGGAAAGCTTCCACTCCACCGTGGTGCTCAGCAGCGCCAACGGCTCGCTGGACTCCGGCGGCCCGGACCCGGTACGCACCCTGACCATAGGTTCCGAGCACGTGGTGTTCTTCGGCGCCAACCCGCTGGCCCCGCAAACCGGCGCCAACAGCATCATGACCGGCGTCGGGGTCGGTGCCACCGACCCGACCGAAGCGCAACTGCAGACCAACCCGCTGCCGTCGTACATCGGTTCGGCAGCGATGAACGTCAGCACGTCCGGTATCGGTATCGCCAACAACAACCTGGAGGGCAACAACACGGCCGGCATCAATGCCGGTGACGAGAGCTTCGTCGTCAACCCGCAGACCCTGCTGACCGCCATGAAGGTCTACATCGACAACTCGGTGCAAGGCTACGACCCGGCCACGGAAGAGCTGTACTACACCATCTACTACGAGAACGGCACGACCTCGGGGGCACCGACCAAGGTGCAGGCCGCTGACCTGCATGCGGAAGCCGGCGGTCAGAAATCCTTCCTCGTACAGTGGGACGGTTCGCACCTGATCGACGCCGTGCAGCTGACCATGGGCAAGGGCACGGTCAAGATCCCGACGATCGAGTTCGTCCACGAGACCGAAAGCCTGGCCAGCGATATCAAGCTGTCGTTCAACGCCACCACCACGGACAAGGATGGCGACACGGCCAGCAGCGCCTTCAATGCCAACCTGTTCGCCAACGACCCGAACGACGCGCTCTTCGACTTCCGGCTGATCGGCACCGCGGGCCAGCGGGATGCCTTCAACGTCGATCTGTCGAGCACCGACAACCACTACCAGGTCACCGGCTTCGACACCACCGCCGGGGCCCGGGACACGGTGGTGCTGCTCGGCGATCCGGGGGCCGTGGTGCAGTCGATCAACGACGCCGGCGCCGACAGCGTGGTGACGGTCGCCGAGACCGGCGGGCAGTTGACCACCATCACCCTGGTCGGGGCTCACGCGGTCAATACCGACATTGTCATGGGCAGCGTCTGA
- a CDS encoding response regulator transcription factor produces the protein MPDHKKTIRVMLIDCRPLVLMGLHDVINARRPQMEVSGHATTYTHALDLADQLRPNVVFFSFFPDALNPLEVVAGLVRNREMKVLVLKGLYEAIPMTEVLEAGARGIVLAEDPTEAIVRAIVKVHHHDCGLDRAWAGELSDYAATRHVSLGCNKERAKQARLTLRERELIYAIVGDPSAKYMSIAERLGISEHTVHNHLSNIYQKLDLINRIDLLMYALKHDLTGNEGAGDSPRARPN, from the coding sequence ATGCCAGACCACAAGAAAACGATACGCGTCATGCTGATCGATTGCCGTCCCCTGGTCCTCATGGGGCTGCACGATGTGATCAATGCCAGAAGACCGCAGATGGAGGTGAGCGGCCATGCCACCACCTATACCCACGCCCTGGACCTGGCCGATCAGTTGCGTCCCAATGTGGTTTTTTTCAGTTTTTTCCCCGATGCGCTGAACCCGCTGGAAGTCGTTGCCGGGCTGGTGCGCAACCGCGAAATGAAAGTGCTGGTGCTCAAGGGCCTGTACGAAGCCATCCCGATGACCGAGGTGCTGGAGGCGGGCGCCCGGGGCATCGTGCTGGCGGAAGACCCGACGGAGGCGATCGTGCGGGCCATCGTCAAGGTCCACCATCACGACTGCGGCCTGGACCGGGCCTGGGCGGGCGAACTGTCCGACTATGCCGCGACCCGGCATGTGTCCCTGGGCTGCAACAAGGAACGGGCGAAACAGGCGCGCCTGACCCTGCGCGAGCGGGAGCTGATCTACGCCATCGTCGGCGACCCCTCCGCCAAGTACATGAGCATCGCCGAGCGCCTGGGCATCAGCGAGCACACCGTGCATAACCATCTGAGCAACATTTATCAGAAGCTCGACCTGATCAACCGCATCGACCTGCTGATGTACGCGCTCAAGCACGACCTCACCGGCAACGAAGGCGCGGGCGATTCCCCCCGGGCCAGGCCGAACTGA